One window from the genome of Eucalyptus grandis isolate ANBG69807.140 chromosome 7, ASM1654582v1, whole genome shotgun sequence encodes:
- the LOC104455944 gene encoding LOW QUALITY PROTEIN: CSC1-like protein At3g54510 (The sequence of the model RefSeq protein was modified relative to this genomic sequence to represent the inferred CDS: substituted 1 base at 1 genomic stop codon) yields the protein MNPQSLLASASINIGLALVVLSLFSVLKKQPSNAPVYYARRLSRRHHVPFDPPLALRRFLPSVAWIPRAFRVSEDEILDSSGLDALVIIRLFKFGIKFFLPCSLIGLVVLLPVNYNGQDGPPEYLSMDSLSISNIRRGSDRXGLDYVLSLLQLWVHFTCLWLMSLYGLYLLYKEYKEILGKRIRRLQIIRHRPDQFTVLVRGIPLCTDHKARGCSVDHFFSKHHPYSYYSYQMMYDGSHLEDLLDRAKSTARKIEDLRKRSSVDKHKREFLLLCTDGEDSAKVTLQEEKLQELSHRIHQLQHEDMLRDKELPVAFVVFKTRWGAALAAQSQQHSHPLLWTTEVAPEPRDVSWKNLAIPNRVLPLYKIGVILAATLLTVFFAVPVTAVQGIARFEKLKKWFPPAMAVQLIPGLSSIVTGYLPSVILNGFIYVIPFAMLGMAKLAGYVSRSKEELKACDMVFYFLVGNVFFLSLLSGSLLDEIGESVTHPKNIPSHLARAVSAQGDFFITYILTDGLSGFSLEILQPGLLLWDLIKSLTYRHGKEKEPYLYSLPYFRVIPVVSLAMLIGMVYALVAPLLLPFLICYFCLGYVVYINQISDVYAVTYETCGKYWPYIHHYIFVAIILMQITMIGLFGLKSKPAASICTVPLLLFSLLFHGYCKLRFYPTFRNHSIQEATENDEFDEKSNQLELSSEIAKDAYCPPFLRPINLVASESSSTEPLVSASESPA from the exons ATGAATCCGCAGAGCCTCCTCGCGTCAGCGTCCATCAACATCGGGCTGGCCCTGGTggtcctctccctcttctccgTCCTCAAGAAGCAGCCCTCCAACGCCCCCGTCTACTACGCCCGCCGCCTCTCCCGCCGCCACCACGTCCCCTTCGACCCCCCGCTCGCCCTCCGCCGCTTCCTCCCCTCCGTCGCGTGGATCCCCCGCGCCTTCCGCGTCTCCGAGGACGAGATCCTCGACTCCAGCGGCCTCGACGCCCTCGTCATCATCCGGCTCTTCAAGTTCGG GATCAAGTTCTTCCTGCCTTGCTCGCTCATCGGATTGGTGGTGCTTCTGCCGGTGAACTATAACGGCCAGGACGGACCGCCTGAGTACCTGTCTATGGACTCTCTCTCGATATCTAATATCAGAAGAGGCTCTGACAGGTGAGGGCTAGACTATGTACTTTCGCTTTTACA GCTTTGGGTGCATTTCACTTGCTTGTGGTTGATGTCTCTCTATGGGCTATACCTTCTTTACAAG GAATATAAAGAGATCTTGGGTAAAAGGATCCGCCGACTTCAGATTATTAGACATCGGCCAGACCAATTTACTGTTTTAGTTCGAGGAATTCCTCTTTGTACTGATCACAAGGCACGTGGTTGTTCTGTTGACCACTTTTTCTCTAAGCATCATCCTTACAGTTATTATTCTTACCAAATGATGTACGATGGAAGCCATCTCGAGGatcttttg GACCGGGCAAAATCTACTGCAAGGAAGATAGAGGATCTTAGAAAGAGATCCAGTGTGGACAAACATAAGAGAGAGTTCCTACTCTTGTGCACTGATGGAGAAGATTCTGCTAAAGTAACCTTGCAAGAGGAGAAGCTTCAGGAACTTTCTCATAGGATCCATCAGTTACAGCATGAAGACATGCTTCGAGATAAG GAGTTGCCTGTAGCTTTTGTTGTATTCAAAACCAGATGGGGTGCTGCCCTAGCTGCACAATCTCAGCAACATTCACATCCGCTCTTATGGACCACTGAAGTGGCTCCAGAACCAAGAGATGTATCATGGAAGAATCTGGCAATTCCAAATAGAGTTTTGCCACTTTACAAAATTGGAGTCATTCTTGCAGCGACACTCCTTACTGTTTTCTTTGCTGTTCCAGTGACTGCTGTTCAAGGAATAGCCAGATTTGAGAAGCTTAAGAAGTGGTTTCCTCCAGCCATGGCCGTGCAATTGAT ACCTGGCTTGAGTTCCATCGTGACTGGATATCTGCCAAGTGTCATCCTTAATGGATTTATATACGTCATTCCCTTTGCAATGCTTGGAATGGCTAAACTAGCAGGTTATGTGTCAAGGAGCAAGGAAGAGTTGAAAGCTTGTGACATGGTTTTCTACTTTCTAGTgggaaatgttttctttttgagcTTGTTGTCTGGATCTTTACTCGATGAGATAGGAGAATCAGTTACGCATCCAAAGAACATCCCCAGTCATCTTGCTAGGGCTGTTTCTGCTCAA GGAGATTTTTTCATTACATACATATTGACAGATGGACTGTCGGGTTTCTCGTTGGAGATTCTTCAGCCTGGATTACTTCTGTGGGATTTAATTAAGTCACTCACCTATAGGCATGGGAAGGAGAAAGAACCATATCTTTATTCTCTACCATATTTTAGAGTTATCCCTGTGGTCTCATTGGCAATGTTAATTGGAATGGTGTATGCACTAGTTGCACCGTTGTTACTGCCATTTCTCATTTGCTACTTTTGCTTGGGATATGTCGTGTATATAAACCAG ATTTCAGATGTGTACGCAGTTACATATGAGACGTGTGGAAAGTATTGGCCATACATTCATCACTACATTTTCGTTGCTATAATTCTCATGCAAATCACGATGATTGGTCTTTTCGGACTAAAGTCAAAGCCAGCTGCTTCTATATGCACAGTTCCACTTTTGTTGTTCTCTTTGTTGTTCCACGGGTATTGCAAGCTTCGTTTCTATCCCACATTCCGCAACCACTCCATACAG GAAGCTACTGAAAATGATGAATTTGATGAGAAGAGCAACCAGTTGGAACTGAGTTCTGAGATTGCGAAAGATGCATACTGCCCGCCATTTTTACGACCTATAAATCTTGTGGCATCAGAGTCAAGCTCGACGGAGCCGCTAGTGTCTGCTTCTGAGTCTCCAGCTTGA
- the LOC104454553 gene encoding annexin D3, giving the protein MATLRVPAVVPSPSDDCQRLRKAFEGWGTDEKAIIWVLGHRNASQRRLISETYQQLYDQPLVDSLHSELSGDFGKAVIFWTYDPPVRDAILANEALQTKRKGINHLLPIVEIACATSPHHLIAVRQAYCSLYNCSLEEDILSTISSPFRKTLVGLVSPYRYDKEVVNMDVANSEAALLHEAIERKQLDQDSVLWVLGTRNIFQLRATFQCYEQNYGSPVDEDIKSCGKGDLESLLGVIVRCLDCPERHFAEVVRNSIIGLGTDEDSLTRAIITRAEIDLMKVRGEYNNMYNSSLDSALIGDTSGDYKDFLLTLLGAKV; this is encoded by the exons ATGGCCACCCTCAGGGTCCCGGCCGTCGTCCCCTCCCCGTCCGACGACTGCCAGAGGCTCCGGAAGGCCTTcgaag GATGGGGAACGGACGAGAAGGCGATCATATGGGTATTAGGACACAGGAATGCAAGTCAGAGGAGGCTAATCAGTGAGACTTATCAGCAGCTTTATGACCAACCCCTCGTCGACAGTCTTCATTCTGAACTCTCTGGCGATTTCGGA AAAGCAGTGATCTTTTGGACATATGATCCTCCAGTGAGGGATGCCATATTGGCAAACGAGGCCTTGCAGACTAAAAGGAAAGGCATAAACCACTTACTTCCGATTGTTGAGATCGCATGTGCGACATCTCCCCACCATCTCATTGCCGTAAGGCAGGCCTACTGTTCACTCTATAATTGCTCGCTCGAGGAAGACATCTTGTCAACAATATCTTCACCCTTCCGAAAG ACCCTTGTAGGATTGGTGAGCCCCTATAGATATGATAAGGAAGTGGTAAATATGGATGTTGCTAATTCAGAAGCAGCACTGCTGCACGAAGCAATTGAAAGGAAGCAATTGGATCAAGATTCTGTATTGTGGGTTCTTGGCACTAGGAACATCTTTCAGCTCCGAGCAACTTTCCAATGCTACGAGCAGAACTACGGGAGTCCTGTTGACGAG GATATCAAGAGTTGCGGGAAGGGTGATCTGGAATCTCTGCTAGGAGTGATAGTACGTTGCCTAGATTGCCCCGAGAGACACTTCGCAGAG GTGGTCAGAAATTCCATAATCGGGCTCGGCACAGATGAAGATTCGCTCACCAGAGCCATCATAACCCGAGCTGAAATTGACCTGATGAAGGTCAGAGGGGAATACAACAACATGTATAACAGCAGCCTAGATAGTGCCCTCATCGGCGATACATCGGGAGATTACAAAGATTTCTTGTTGACGTTGCTTGGAGCAAAAGTATAA
- the LOC104454554 gene encoding LOW QUALITY PROTEIN: annexin D4 (The sequence of the model RefSeq protein was modified relative to this genomic sequence to represent the inferred CDS: inserted 1 base in 1 codon), whose amino-acid sequence MIIKPGTRKRGDDRDEAMAQSDELEALTKAFSGHGVDETTLIAVLGKSHPEKRKAFRKGNPHFFKEDERSFERWDDHRIKLLKREFSRFKNAVVLWAMHPWERDARLMKEALKEGPDSYNVLIEVACTRSSEELLGARRAYHSLYEHSIEEDVASHVHGPERRLLVALVSAYRYEGTKPKEDNAKAEAKTILNVIKSGERXTDNEEVIRILTTRSKLLLKAVYKDYQEISGSNLDEDLKSDSRLQETVQCLCTPERYFSQVLDLALEIDADKSTKKALTRVIVTRADVDVKEIDEEFNKMYGVRLTKKIEDTANGNYKDFLLRLIAKGD is encoded by the exons ATGATCATAAAACCCGGCACGAGAAAGCGAGGAGACGACAGAGACGAGGCGATGGCTCAGTCCGACGAACTCGAAGCTCTCACCAAAGCCTTCTCAG GACATGGAGTCGATGAGACGACGCTCATCGCAGTGTTGGGGAAGTCGCACCCGGAGAAGAGGAAGGCCTTCAGGAAGGGGAACCCGCACTTCTTCAAGGAGGACGAGAGGAGCTTCGAGAGGTGGGATGATCACAGGATCAAGCTCCTCAAGCGTGAATTCTCGCGATTCAAG AATGCCGTGGTGCTCTGGGCCATGCATCCTTGGGAAAGGGACGCGCGTCTCATGAAAGAAGCCTTGAAAGAAGGTCCAGATTCTTATAATGTCCTTATAGAGGTTGCCTGCACGAGATCGTCAGAAGAGCTACTGGGAGCAAGAAGGGCTTACCACTCCCTCTATGAGCACTCGATTGAGGAGGACGTCGCTTCCCACGTCCATGGCCCCGAACGCAGG CTATTAGTGGCACTAGTCAGCGCATATCGGTATGAAGGGACGAAGCCTAAGGAAGATAATGCGAAAGCCGAGGCAAAGACTATTTTAAATGTCATCAAGAGCGGTGAAA AGACCGACAATGAAGAGGTCATAAGGATACTAACGACAAGAAGCAAGCTCCTTCTTAAGGCAGTCTATAAAGATTACCAGGAAATCAGTGGCAGTAACCTTGATGAA GATCTTAAATCTGACTCGAGACTACAAGAGACGGTGCAATGCCTATGCACTCCTGAAAGATACTTTAGCCAG GTTTTGGACTTGGCATTAGAGATTGATGCAGACAAAAGCACGAAGAAGGCATTGACTAGAGTAATCGTAACCCGAGCTGATGTCGATGTAAAGGAGATTGACGAAGAGTTCAACAAGATGTACGGAGTTCGCTTGACCAAAAAGATTGAAGATACAGCTAACGGGAACTACAAGGATTTCTTGCTCAGGTTGATAGCTAAAGGAGACTGA